From the Chthoniobacterales bacterium genome, one window contains:
- the bamD gene encoding outer membrane protein assembly factor BamD produces the protein MKYSFRILFVPILICLALCRPALASIIFKPGEKAHYMEPGEEQMSGTAQQLFEQAQQAEKRGDLKHAIKAYRIIVKKHPKDTLAAGACFRMGQLQEQIHDYLGAAQSYAVLCQKYGKSERFEEGVEGLFRIGEMYLNGKKIKFLGIPFKASMNQAIDIYTMIIRTAPYGKYTARAQFDLGRAYEKQGSNESAIAAYQALVEKFPNDPLAVDAQYQIGYIWAKASKSGTYDPAAASNAKTGFEDFLARHPNSEKSAQAKENLKQLEHKQTSTAYEIAKFYDKQKQYKAAAIYYNEVIRQQPGSTEGERAKKRISELRAKVGDDKLQAPSVTAAAATRKSRKPPAERYRSEEAPPPSSNELAPLPPSDTDVSLPPPASLLPDTTTAPPSSLSDSTPAPAATPQASATPEESARP, from the coding sequence ATGAAATACTCCTTTCGCATCCTTTTTGTCCCGATCCTGATTTGCCTGGCTTTGTGCCGGCCGGCCCTGGCGTCGATCATCTTCAAGCCCGGTGAAAAGGCGCATTATATGGAGCCGGGGGAAGAGCAGATGAGCGGCACCGCCCAGCAGCTTTTCGAGCAGGCCCAACAGGCCGAAAAACGGGGCGATCTGAAGCACGCGATCAAGGCTTACCGCATCATCGTCAAGAAACATCCCAAGGATACTCTCGCGGCCGGAGCCTGCTTCCGGATGGGCCAATTGCAGGAGCAGATTCACGATTATTTGGGAGCCGCTCAAAGCTATGCTGTCCTCTGCCAAAAGTATGGGAAAAGCGAGCGCTTCGAGGAAGGGGTGGAAGGCCTTTTTCGAATCGGGGAGATGTACCTCAACGGCAAGAAAATCAAGTTTCTCGGGATTCCCTTCAAGGCTTCGATGAACCAGGCGATCGATATTTACACCATGATCATACGGACGGCTCCCTACGGAAAGTATACCGCCCGGGCGCAATTTGATCTGGGCCGAGCTTACGAAAAACAGGGTTCGAATGAGTCGGCGATCGCGGCCTACCAGGCGCTGGTGGAGAAATTCCCGAACGATCCGCTGGCGGTCGACGCCCAATACCAGATTGGCTACATCTGGGCGAAGGCGTCCAAGTCCGGAACCTACGATCCGGCGGCGGCCAGCAACGCCAAGACCGGCTTTGAGGATTTTCTGGCGCGCCACCCGAACAGCGAGAAATCAGCCCAGGCGAAGGAGAACCTGAAGCAGCTGGAGCACAAGCAGACCAGCACCGCCTACGAGATCGCAAAGTTTTACGACAAACAGAAGCAATACAAGGCCGCCGCCATTTATTACAACGAAGTGATCCGGCAACAGCCTGGCTCGACCGAAGGTGAGCGGGCCAAGAAGAGGATCAGCGAGCTGCGGGCAAAAGTGGGCGACGATAAACTTCAGGCGCCCTCCGTGACGGCCGCCGCCGCTACCCGCAAGAGCCGGAAACCACCTGCGGAGCGTTACCGCTCGGAGGAAGCGCCGCCCCCATCGTCGAATGAATTGGCGCCTTTGCCTCCTTCCGACACCGATGTTTCGCTGCCGCCGCCGGCTTCTCTCCTGCCGGATACGACTACCGCGCCGCCCTCGTCCCTTTCCGATTCGACGCCCGCGCCCGCGGCCACGCCCCAGGCCTCAGCGACTCCTGAGGAATCGGCCAGGCCGTAA
- a CDS encoding DUF72 domain-containing protein, with protein MRDIFISDHGRLGSPLTLNLSAQQKIRLGTCAWSFEEWRGNFYPADLPPSRWLEFYARYFPAVEVDSTFYHAPAEGTVRRWAENTPASFRFACKLPREITHERGLHDCDDQLVAFLRALEPLGSKMHVVLIQLPASFSPKTGRPALRRFVEQLPRDFRFAIEFRHPGWHRPQNISLLEKHRVCWVWADSSPLNERNLAPFEFLPDTADFIYLRLLGDYSTKYDGDGQHLHRYGKLLWKREAALESWTLKIERHLDEKRSIWGFVNNHFEGFSPETCQRLAQRLGFELPLPSAEETASADPGQLDLFAGKERPSLESQS; from the coding sequence ATGCGAGATATCTTCATTTCGGACCATGGACGCCTCGGCTCGCCACTCACCTTGAACCTTTCGGCCCAGCAAAAAATCCGGCTCGGGACGTGCGCCTGGAGTTTTGAGGAATGGCGGGGCAATTTCTATCCGGCGGACCTGCCCCCGTCGCGCTGGCTGGAATTCTACGCCCGTTATTTCCCGGCGGTGGAAGTCGATTCCACCTTCTACCACGCGCCTGCGGAGGGAACCGTTCGGCGCTGGGCGGAGAACACGCCCGCATCGTTCCGTTTCGCCTGCAAACTGCCCCGCGAGATCACCCATGAGCGGGGCCTGCACGATTGCGACGATCAGCTGGTCGCCTTTCTCCGCGCCCTGGAGCCGCTGGGTTCCAAAATGCACGTCGTCCTCATCCAGTTGCCCGCTTCATTTTCGCCCAAAACGGGACGGCCGGCGCTGAGAAGGTTCGTCGAACAATTGCCGCGCGATTTCCGGTTTGCCATCGAGTTCCGGCATCCAGGCTGGCATCGGCCGCAAAATATCAGCCTGCTCGAAAAACACCGCGTTTGCTGGGTTTGGGCCGACTCGAGCCCGCTGAACGAACGCAATCTCGCGCCCTTCGAATTTCTCCCGGACACAGCCGACTTCATTTACCTGCGGCTCCTGGGCGATTACTCAACAAAATACGACGGCGACGGCCAGCATCTGCATCGCTACGGCAAGTTGCTCTGGAAACGCGAAGCCGCGCTCGAAAGCTGGACTCTCAAGATCGAGCGCCACCTCGATGAAAAGCGAAGCATTTGGGGGTTCGTGAACAACCATTTTGAAGGCTTTTCGCCCGAGACGTGCCAGCGCCTGGCCCAGCGCCTGGGCTTCGAGCTCCCCCTTCCCTCCGCCGAGGAGACCGCCTCCGCCGATCCCGGCCAGCTAGATCTCTTCGCCGGCAAAGAACGCCCTTCTCTCGAATCCCAATCGTAA
- the serS gene encoding serine--tRNA ligase, whose translation MLDIRLIREQPDFVKSRVATRGGDDAAKIDEVLRVDAERRKAETALQQCNADRKRLSKEIGGKRAKGESTADTEAQVREIGNEITRLGEQTTAFDEQQRQLLLGIPNLPHESVPIGKEAADNPVLRSWGEKPDIKDPLDHVALGTKLKLFDPERAAKLSGSGFICFIGAGARLERALIQFMLDLHTREHGYLEMSTPFVVRRDCMIGTTQLPKFEQDMYGLEDQQLFLVPTAEVPVTNFHREEILAASDLPQKFAAYTPCFRREAGSAGRETRGIIRVHQFDKVELVKITAPESSAAEHESLTADAERVLQLLGLHYRVIELCTGDMGFAAMKAYDLEVWSPGQGAYLEVSSCSNCGDFQARRMNLRFKDAEGKNRFCHTLNGSGLALPRVFAALIESYQRLDGSIAIPEKLQPYFGAAEIR comes from the coding sequence ATGCTCGATATCCGTCTCATTCGCGAACAACCCGACTTTGTGAAAAGCCGGGTGGCCACGCGTGGTGGGGATGACGCGGCGAAGATCGACGAGGTGTTGCGGGTGGACGCCGAGCGGCGGAAGGCGGAGACCGCCCTCCAGCAGTGCAATGCCGATCGCAAACGGCTGAGCAAAGAGATTGGCGGCAAACGCGCGAAAGGCGAATCGACGGCCGATACCGAGGCGCAGGTCCGCGAGATCGGCAACGAAATCACCCGGCTCGGCGAACAAACGACCGCGTTCGACGAGCAACAACGTCAATTGCTCCTCGGAATCCCGAACCTTCCGCACGAGTCAGTGCCGATTGGGAAAGAGGCGGCCGACAACCCAGTCCTCAGGAGCTGGGGTGAAAAACCGGACATTAAAGATCCGCTCGACCATGTTGCTCTCGGAACCAAGCTGAAGCTTTTCGATCCCGAACGCGCGGCGAAGCTGAGCGGAAGTGGGTTCATTTGCTTCATCGGCGCCGGCGCACGGCTAGAGCGCGCCCTGATCCAGTTCATGCTCGATCTGCATACGCGCGAGCACGGTTATCTCGAAATGAGCACGCCGTTCGTGGTCCGGCGTGACTGCATGATCGGCACAACGCAATTGCCGAAGTTCGAGCAAGACATGTACGGGCTCGAGGACCAGCAGCTTTTTCTCGTGCCGACCGCGGAAGTGCCGGTGACGAATTTTCATCGCGAAGAAATCCTGGCGGCATCGGATTTGCCGCAGAAGTTTGCTGCCTACACGCCCTGTTTTCGCCGGGAAGCGGGTTCAGCGGGGCGCGAGACGCGAGGGATCATTCGCGTCCACCAATTCGATAAGGTCGAGCTGGTCAAAATCACGGCGCCGGAGAGCTCCGCCGCCGAGCATGAGTCGCTAACCGCGGACGCAGAGCGCGTGTTGCAGTTGCTCGGGTTGCATTATCGCGTGATCGAGCTGTGCACCGGCGATATGGGGTTCGCCGCCATGAAAGCGTACGATCTCGAGGTTTGGTCGCCGGGGCAGGGCGCGTATCTCGAAGTGTCGAGCTGCTCGAATTGCGGCGATTTCCAGGCCCGCCGGATGAATTTGCGATTCAAGGACGCGGAAGGGAAGAACCGGTTCTGCCACACGTTGAATGGATCGGGGCTGGCCCTGCCGAGAGTGTTCGCGGCCCTGATCGAAAGCTATCAGCGTTTGGACGGATCGATCGCGATTCCGGAGAAGTTGCAGCCGTACTTTGGCGCGGCCGAGATTCGGTAA
- a CDS encoding LptE family protein, translating to MKRAAATLLLPLLLGGCMGYTLGPAKPNHLRDIHTIAVPTFGNTTLIPRIEVLVTGTVIKQFQQDGTYRIANEDQADAVLKAEIVSVGRHPARSVRGNVLSTTEFNLAMTVSYKLLGRDGKVLGNPGAVSGTTSFFVGTDVSTDERQAMPLAAEELARHLVSQLSEGW from the coding sequence GTGAAACGCGCGGCAGCCACTTTACTCCTCCCGTTGCTGCTCGGCGGATGCATGGGCTACACGCTTGGGCCGGCGAAGCCGAATCACCTTCGCGACATCCACACCATTGCCGTGCCGACGTTTGGCAACACCACTCTCATCCCACGCATTGAAGTGCTCGTCACGGGAACCGTCATCAAGCAATTTCAACAGGACGGCACCTACCGCATCGCCAACGAAGACCAGGCCGATGCGGTCCTGAAGGCCGAGATCGTTTCCGTCGGGCGCCACCCGGCCCGTTCGGTGCGGGGGAACGTTCTTTCGACGACTGAATTCAACCTCGCCATGACCGTGAGCTACAAACTCCTCGGGCGTGATGGCAAAGTCCTTGGAAATCCCGGCGCAGTCAGTGGCACCACGAGCTTTTTCGTCGGGACTGATGTGAGCACCGACGAACGTCAGGCGATGCCTCTGGCCGCGGAAGAGCTGGCGCGGCATCTTGTCAGCCAACTGAGCGAGGGTTGGTGA
- a CDS encoding DUF2851 family protein — protein sequence MQFASRYAELRESARVHERVLFPALRTPSELELQARWFAGDFGRRFSSVAGDEIEVVQFGTWNREAGPDFSDAVIRINQGDLIRGTIEFDLADRSWETHGHSTNTAFDGAILHVFVQQSERLFFTRTNSHRNVPQVRVDPALLPNKFSLNVPLARPGRCQAPLKDLPQERLESILTAASQFRLQRKAARIKNIVESHGRDAALFQEIASALGYKNNKLAFALLAQRAPLSFLRKKSDDIEAILFGLAGFLGTPDLGVYPEAARAYVRQLWDRWWPHRDDMLRLVLPGKLWRLSGARPLNHPQRRLGALALLAHSWPTLIKSIAGKNATTVENFFLNLSHPFWNFHYTLTSDAVPTEMAIVGQSRVAEILANVLLPLFLAEGCDIWPDYQKLRARLTNRRLETGATRLFGADPRRPRFTKTIAQQQGLLQIYEDFCLQDNSDCAQCPFPEQMQKWK from the coding sequence ATGCAGTTTGCCAGCCGCTACGCCGAGCTCCGTGAGTCTGCGCGCGTTCATGAACGCGTGCTTTTCCCCGCCCTTCGCACGCCGAGCGAACTCGAGCTGCAGGCCCGCTGGTTCGCCGGCGATTTCGGGCGGCGCTTCTCCTCCGTCGCCGGAGACGAAATCGAGGTCGTCCAGTTTGGGACTTGGAACCGTGAAGCCGGCCCTGATTTTTCCGATGCGGTCATTCGCATTAACCAGGGCGACCTGATTCGCGGCACGATTGAATTCGACCTCGCCGATCGCAGCTGGGAAACGCATGGACATTCCACCAACACCGCGTTCGACGGCGCCATCCTCCACGTCTTCGTGCAACAGAGCGAACGCCTCTTTTTCACCCGCACCAATTCGCATCGCAATGTGCCGCAGGTCCGGGTCGATCCCGCCTTGTTGCCCAACAAATTCTCCCTGAATGTGCCGCTGGCGCGACCCGGCCGTTGCCAGGCGCCCCTGAAGGATTTGCCCCAGGAACGCCTCGAAAGCATTCTCACTGCTGCTTCGCAATTCCGGCTTCAGCGGAAGGCGGCGCGGATCAAAAATATCGTCGAAAGCCACGGGCGTGATGCCGCGCTCTTCCAGGAGATCGCGTCGGCGCTTGGTTATAAAAACAACAAGCTCGCCTTCGCGCTTCTGGCGCAGCGGGCGCCGCTCTCGTTCCTGCGCAAAAAATCTGACGACATCGAGGCAATACTCTTCGGCCTGGCCGGCTTTTTGGGGACTCCCGACCTCGGCGTTTATCCCGAAGCCGCTCGCGCTTACGTGCGACAACTTTGGGACCGCTGGTGGCCGCACCGCGACGATATGCTGCGCCTCGTCTTGCCCGGCAAACTCTGGCGCCTGAGCGGCGCCCGGCCGCTAAACCATCCTCAACGCCGCCTCGGCGCCCTCGCTCTTCTCGCGCATTCCTGGCCCACCTTGATCAAATCAATCGCCGGGAAAAACGCGACGACCGTCGAAAATTTTTTCCTGAACCTGAGCCACCCATTCTGGAACTTTCATTACACGCTCACCTCCGACGCGGTTCCAACCGAAATGGCCATCGTCGGCCAATCCCGCGTCGCGGAGATTCTAGCCAATGTTCTCCTCCCGCTCTTCCTCGCGGAAGGCTGCGACATTTGGCCGGATTATCAAAAGCTTCGGGCGCGCCTGACCAACCGCCGTCTGGAAACCGGAGCAACCCGGCTTTTTGGAGCCGACCCCCGCCGTCCACGCTTCACGAAAACCATCGCGCAACAGCAGGGTTTGCTTCAGATCTACGAGGATTTTTGTTTGCAGGACAACTCCGATTGCGCCCAATGCCCTTTCCCGGAGCAAATGCAAAAATGGAAATGA
- a CDS encoding DUF4126 domain-containing protein has protein sequence MDKLNLLSIALGLACLAGLNLYLTVFVSGLAIHFHWITLSPQYQSLAVLGEPWIITIAGILYLLEFFADKIPWVDSAWDTVHTIIRPIGGALLAIQVLGHHSPFMDVLIVLLAGTTSLVTHSAKASSRLVANSSPEPLSNIGLSIAEDVAVFGGLALIHYNPVLAFSIFAIAIAAFLYFAPKILRSMKARIWLALTKLNAAADFHRPSTLPIALPSRLAPIFSKQNLLGETIAWAVPCISGRGRRIPANLFGALVATNEEPHKIVFVARRNWKAFCQTIDLEGSTIAREPQFLSENLVIVPGEGRGPKYSFLFTRSRASLVELIAEDLRDKLQTSAPVHQLRAPEPVAHV, from the coding sequence GTGGATAAGTTGAACCTCCTGAGCATCGCGCTCGGTCTCGCCTGCCTCGCCGGCCTCAATCTTTACCTGACCGTTTTCGTCTCCGGTCTCGCCATCCACTTTCACTGGATCACGCTCTCCCCCCAATACCAGTCACTCGCCGTCCTGGGAGAGCCGTGGATCATCACCATCGCCGGGATTCTTTATTTGCTGGAATTCTTCGCCGACAAAATCCCGTGGGTCGATTCCGCGTGGGACACGGTCCACACCATCATCCGGCCAATCGGCGGCGCGTTACTCGCCATCCAGGTGCTCGGCCATCATTCGCCGTTCATGGATGTGCTGATCGTCCTGCTCGCGGGCACCACCAGCCTGGTCACCCACAGCGCAAAAGCATCGTCGCGCCTCGTCGCCAACAGTTCACCCGAGCCGCTTTCCAATATCGGTCTGAGCATTGCGGAAGACGTGGCCGTGTTCGGCGGCCTCGCGCTCATCCATTACAATCCCGTCCTGGCGTTTTCCATTTTCGCGATCGCCATCGCCGCGTTTCTTTATTTCGCGCCAAAAATTCTGCGCTCGATGAAGGCCAGGATCTGGCTGGCTCTCACGAAACTAAACGCCGCGGCCGATTTCCACCGACCCTCGACCCTGCCCATCGCGTTGCCGTCGCGCCTGGCGCCGATCTTTAGCAAACAAAACCTGCTCGGTGAAACCATCGCCTGGGCCGTGCCTTGCATCAGCGGACGCGGCCGGCGCATTCCCGCTAATCTTTTCGGCGCGCTCGTCGCCACCAACGAAGAACCGCACAAGATTGTTTTCGTCGCGCGCCGGAACTGGAAAGCCTTTTGCCAGACGATCGACCTCGAGGGCTCAACCATCGCCCGCGAACCGCAGTTCCTGTCGGAGAACCTGGTCATCGTCCCCGGCGAAGGCCGCGGACCGAAGTATTCCTTCTTGTTCACTCGCTCGCGCGCGTCGTTGGTCGAACTCATTGCCGAAGATCTGCGGGACAAGTTGCAGACGTCCGCGCCGGTTCATCAGCTGCGGGCGCCCGAACCGGTAGCCCACGTTTAG
- a CDS encoding LytTR family DNA-binding domain-containing protein — translation MSNAKLRVLVADDEPLARKLIRRFLKQEPDVELLAECSDGKEAVATIRKTKPDLLFLDIQMPELDGFAVLDTLGAAEMPQVIFTTAYESYAIRAFELHALDYLLKPFDQVRFKAAMQHARERLRTRRPGEEGVQIGSLLETIKAQQQHLDRLIIKADGRITFLNTHDIEWIEADDKYVYLHTAKGKKMVRQTLSGMEAQLDPKRFRRIHRSAIVNVERIKEMQPLFNGEHSVLMGDGTKLTLSRTYKDKLFELLGKPL, via the coding sequence ATGAGTAACGCGAAGCTCAGAGTTCTGGTTGCAGACGACGAACCGCTGGCCAGGAAGCTTATTCGGCGCTTCCTCAAACAAGAACCGGACGTCGAACTCCTGGCTGAATGCAGCGACGGCAAAGAAGCTGTCGCGACCATCCGAAAAACAAAGCCGGACCTTCTCTTTCTCGATATCCAGATGCCGGAGCTCGATGGTTTTGCCGTGCTCGACACCCTCGGGGCGGCGGAAATGCCGCAGGTTATCTTTACGACCGCCTACGAGTCGTATGCGATCCGGGCGTTTGAGCTCCACGCTTTGGATTACCTTCTCAAACCGTTCGACCAGGTCCGCTTCAAAGCCGCGATGCAGCATGCGAGGGAGCGCCTTCGGACTCGCCGCCCGGGCGAAGAAGGCGTCCAGATCGGCAGCTTGCTTGAAACCATTAAGGCTCAGCAACAGCATCTGGATCGTCTGATCATCAAGGCGGATGGCCGCATCACTTTTCTCAACACTCATGACATCGAGTGGATCGAAGCGGACGACAAGTATGTCTATCTGCATACTGCCAAAGGAAAGAAGATGGTCAGGCAGACTCTTTCGGGAATGGAAGCACAGCTTGATCCGAAGCGCTTCCGCCGCATTCATCGCTCGGCGATCGTGAACGTTGAGCGGATCAAGGAAATGCAGCCATTGTTCAATGGAGAGCACTCCGTTTTGATGGGCGATGGGACAAAGCTGACCCTGAGCCGGACCTACAAGGACAAGCTATTCGAGCTGCTGGGCAAGCCGCTCTAG
- a CDS encoding class I SAM-dependent methyltransferase: MSHDPVDLLFGGMEKLGPGSNADTRHVLSLLPERQFGVVVDAGCGSGRQTLVLARELGTQIYAIDSSQLFLNDLVRRAGAANLGHLVQVRRMNMKNIPQAFDHIDLLWSEGAAYNIGFSHALAAWAPAITPGGFAVLSEISWLDAHAAPPAVYEFFRTAYPAMHTVEENIRAAEGSGYKLITTHTLPRRTWIDGYYEILRPRASALLKHSDPSVRDFAAQTLREIEVFECSENSYGYVFYVLQRARRFSGGLIWL; encoded by the coding sequence ATGAGTCACGATCCAGTAGACCTGCTCTTCGGAGGAATGGAGAAACTAGGGCCGGGGAGCAACGCCGATACACGCCACGTTCTCAGCTTGCTTCCGGAGCGTCAGTTCGGGGTTGTCGTGGATGCGGGATGCGGTTCAGGCCGGCAAACGCTGGTGTTGGCTCGGGAACTCGGGACGCAGATTTACGCGATCGATTCGTCCCAGCTTTTCTTGAACGACCTGGTGCGGCGGGCTGGGGCCGCAAACCTCGGGCACCTCGTGCAGGTTCGTCGCATGAATATGAAGAATATTCCTCAAGCTTTCGATCACATCGATCTGCTTTGGTCGGAAGGCGCTGCCTACAACATCGGATTTTCCCATGCTCTGGCGGCCTGGGCGCCTGCCATAACGCCGGGCGGTTTCGCAGTCTTGAGCGAAATCTCATGGCTTGATGCGCACGCGGCGCCTCCGGCGGTATACGAATTCTTCCGGACGGCCTATCCCGCTATGCACACGGTCGAGGAGAACATCAGGGCCGCGGAAGGATCAGGTTACAAATTGATTACCACTCACACCTTGCCGCGACGAACCTGGATCGACGGCTATTACGAAATTCTCCGTCCCAGGGCCAGCGCGCTGCTCAAACATTCAGATCCTTCGGTCCGCGATTTCGCCGCCCAGACCCTGCGGGAGATCGAAGTTTTCGAATGTTCGGAAAATAGCTACGGATATGTGTTTTATGTGCTCCAACGGGCCCGCCGATTTTCAGGCGGCCTAATCTGGCTTTGA
- a CDS encoding histidine kinase: MEARSYSAWRVAALLFLGWSIVGLTFAAVSYTAGIIENRAFSLADALRLNLIQFYLWGAFSPLIFWFDRRFTIELRPLQVRRLLAHFGALVLLSAIHQTIHLAIFWSLSPRLRERFPAIIDCYRAYFGFGFYIGLIIALLISIAVHALLYYRNFRAIESQQAATKTQLAQAQLKALKMQIHPHFLFNTLHSISSLVLDDPPKANSMIARLGDFLRLTLDHSDQQLVTLQQEMEFVRCYLEIEQVRFGDRLKVEYLVEPGTTSARVPHLILQPLVENAIQHAIAPRRDRGQITISARQTGDLLELEIRDTGAGPATTIAPGNGHGLGLANVRARLAGLYGSTALFEAGRGSDSGLTVRIRIPFQAEDDGNFDE; the protein is encoded by the coding sequence ATGGAAGCTAGGTCGTACTCGGCCTGGCGCGTGGCAGCTCTGCTGTTCCTTGGTTGGAGCATCGTGGGGCTTACCTTTGCCGCGGTGTCGTACACCGCCGGCATCATTGAGAACCGGGCGTTCTCACTCGCCGACGCGCTTCGGCTTAACCTGATTCAATTCTATCTTTGGGGAGCGTTTTCGCCCCTTATCTTTTGGTTCGATCGCCGGTTTACGATCGAGCTGCGACCGCTGCAGGTTCGCAGGCTCCTGGCGCATTTCGGAGCTTTGGTCCTGCTCTCCGCCATTCATCAGACCATTCATCTCGCCATCTTCTGGTCGCTGTCGCCGCGCCTCAGAGAACGTTTCCCGGCTATCATCGACTGTTACCGGGCCTACTTCGGGTTTGGTTTCTACATCGGTCTGATCATCGCCCTCCTGATCTCGATCGCGGTGCATGCTCTCCTCTACTATCGGAATTTTCGCGCGATCGAATCGCAGCAGGCCGCGACGAAGACTCAGCTGGCCCAGGCCCAGCTCAAGGCCTTGAAAATGCAGATCCATCCGCATTTCCTGTTCAATACCCTGCACTCGATCTCTTCCCTGGTGCTCGATGACCCTCCGAAGGCCAACAGCATGATCGCGCGCCTGGGCGATTTTCTTCGGCTAACTCTCGACCATTCCGACCAGCAATTGGTCACCCTGCAGCAGGAAATGGAATTCGTCCGTTGTTACCTGGAGATCGAGCAGGTCCGCTTCGGTGACAGGCTCAAGGTGGAGTACCTAGTCGAGCCGGGCACGACTTCGGCGCGCGTCCCGCACCTGATTCTGCAGCCGCTGGTCGAGAATGCCATTCAGCACGCGATCGCTCCGCGCCGCGATCGCGGCCAGATCACGATCAGTGCCAGGCAAACTGGCGATCTGCTCGAGTTGGAAATCAGAGACACCGGCGCGGGACCTGCCACGACAATCGCGCCAGGTAATGGGCACGGTCTCGGCCTTGCGAATGTGCGGGCGCGCCTCGCTGGACTCTATGGCTCAACCGCTCTCTTTGAAGCGGGCCGGGGCTCGGACAGCGGACTGACCGTTAGGATTCGGATTCCTTTCCAGGCGGAGGACGACGGGAACTTCGATGAGTAA
- a CDS encoding prepilin-type N-terminal cleavage/methylation domain-containing protein, which yields MKNERAFTVIELLVVIAIIAVLISCAFPVFQTAQNQAKKAQAKSDLNQIVVAVNAFYSEYGRYPVAVDDTPMADTSEIFYTLRAIAKGTANLNDAANPRKIVFLNIPDAKDQTAPRSGIRVSDGQWYDPWGQAYRIAIDGTYDNQLANPYGSSGGAGSDPIRAGVIAWSLGKDTKLGTNGNGKFTGSDDVISWQ from the coding sequence ATGAAAAACGAGCGCGCTTTCACCGTCATCGAACTGCTCGTCGTCATCGCGATAATCGCGGTGCTGATAAGCTGCGCCTTTCCCGTTTTTCAAACCGCGCAGAACCAGGCGAAGAAAGCGCAGGCAAAAAGCGACCTGAACCAAATCGTGGTCGCGGTGAACGCCTTTTACTCGGAATACGGGAGGTATCCGGTGGCCGTGGACGACACCCCGATGGCGGATACGAGCGAGATTTTCTATACGCTTCGGGCCATCGCAAAAGGAACGGCAAACCTGAATGACGCCGCTAATCCTCGAAAGATTGTGTTCCTCAATATTCCGGACGCCAAAGACCAGACGGCGCCCCGCTCAGGAATCAGGGTTTCCGACGGCCAATGGTACGATCCGTGGGGGCAGGCCTATCGAATCGCGATCGACGGCACCTACGATAATCAGCTGGCGAACCCGTACGGCTCGTCTGGCGGCGCCGGATCAGATCCGATCCGGGCCGGGGTCATCGCCTGGTCGCTTGGGAAAGACACGAAGCTGGGCACGAACGGAAACGGCAAGTTCACCGGCTCGGACGACGTTATCTCCTGGCAGTGA